A DNA window from Microcystis aeruginosa NIES-843 contains the following coding sequences:
- a CDS encoding endonuclease/exonuclease/phosphatase family protein → MKLTAMSFNIRYDKPDPDEGNWRVRREAVAALIAHYSPDIIGTQEARANQLLDLHRLLPKYQSLGSDRRRTGLDEHCAILYQPSRLKCLEIYEFWLSETPDVIGSITEAWGNPYPRMVTGAKFRTLEGQTLQFYNTHLDYYSDQAKDLGAKCIQERFCQLDLTKDYLFLTGDFNVNSQQLPRQILTQPLQPEIKLKDALADLELAEQMSFNNYTDTPYLAIDTIYYDSRLQLDWAKVDPSRWLNLIPSDHYPVIAAFTLP, encoded by the coding sequence ATGAAACTAACAGCAATGTCCTTTAATATTCGCTACGATAAACCCGATCCAGATGAGGGTAATTGGCGAGTAAGAAGGGAAGCAGTAGCGGCTTTAATTGCTCACTATTCTCCCGATATAATTGGTACTCAGGAAGCTCGCGCTAATCAACTATTGGATCTACACCGTTTATTGCCAAAATACCAAAGTTTAGGCAGCGATCGCAGGAGAACAGGATTAGATGAACATTGTGCGATTTTGTATCAACCAAGTCGGTTAAAATGTTTAGAAATTTACGAATTTTGGCTATCGGAAACTCCCGATGTTATTGGCAGTATCACTGAAGCTTGGGGTAATCCTTATCCCCGCATGGTAACGGGGGCTAAATTTCGCACTCTTGAGGGGCAAACTTTACAGTTTTATAACACCCATCTCGATTACTATAGCGACCAAGCTAAGGACTTAGGTGCGAAGTGCATACAGGAGCGTTTTTGTCAACTAGATTTAACAAAAGATTACCTGTTTTTAACAGGTGATTTTAATGTTAATTCTCAGCAATTACCCCGTCAGATTTTAACTCAACCTCTGCAGCCAGAAATTAAATTAAAGGACGCTTTAGCCGATTTAGAATTAGCGGAACAAATGAGCTTTAATAATTACACCGATACCCCTTATTTAGCCATCGATACAATTTATTATGATAGCCGTTTGCAGTTAGATTGGGCAAAAGTCGATCCTTCTCGTTGGTTGAATCTTATTCCTTCCGATCATTATCCCGTAATTGCTGCTTTTACCTTGCCCTAA
- the pyrR gene encoding bifunctional pyr operon transcriptional regulator/uracil phosphoribosyltransferase PyrR — translation MTPQLIEILSADEIRRTITRLASEVIEKSGDLNNLILIGIYTRGVPLANLIASQIESLEGVKVPVGAIDITFYRDDLDRIKTRTPAKTKMPLDVTGKTVILVDDVIYKGRTIRAAFNAIIEYGRPQKIRLLVLVDRGHRELPIHPDFTGKKLPTAAEEQVKVYLQEIDGKDGVELIK, via the coding sequence ATGACCCCACAGTTAATTGAAATTCTCTCGGCTGACGAAATTCGTCGCACTATTACCCGTTTGGCTTCCGAAGTTATCGAAAAAAGTGGCGATTTAAATAACTTGATTTTGATCGGTATCTACACGCGAGGAGTGCCTTTAGCTAATTTAATTGCTAGTCAAATTGAGAGCTTAGAAGGGGTAAAAGTTCCCGTGGGAGCGATCGATATTACCTTCTATCGCGACGATCTCGATCGCATTAAAACTCGCACTCCTGCTAAAACCAAAATGCCCCTAGATGTCACGGGAAAAACCGTGATTTTAGTCGATGATGTTATCTATAAAGGTCGCACGATCCGCGCCGCTTTCAATGCTATTATTGAGTATGGCAGACCGCAAAAAATCCGCTTATTAGTCCTCGTTGATCGTGGTCATCGGGAATTACCAATTCACCCAGATTTTACGGGCAAAAAACTCCCCACTGCAGCCGAGGAACAGGTAAAAGTTTATCTACAAGAGATTGACGGCAAAGATGGGGTGGAATTAATCAAATAA